A genomic window from Brassica oleracea var. oleracea cultivar TO1000 chromosome C8, BOL, whole genome shotgun sequence includes:
- the LOC106308675 gene encoding uncharacterized protein LOC106308675: MPPRHRMIGYRCSNSWKIFKKTFKITCDEQWLKQFSKECRMESKPPGQQTQLTPTLLALNSLNDNNATTTTLSLKNKSTMHDVLDNPFGDNNQQRQQHHHRQHCNDDDFRWNLGLKIDIPEFHGGSKPEELLDWFVTVDEVIEFKDVPEQKRVPLVTTRFRGHTASWWSQTTLSRTRRGKEKITSWEKLKKHMRKTFIPYNFERLLFQKFHNIRQGSRSVEDYSNEFYLMLTRVDIHDSEDQLVVRYIAGLRSQIQTMLHQFDPCSVSEARQRALLIEQQSRSNTSQWTNNSRPRTTATNDDTKTATHRETTTPRNNNRPANTTAAETACPKERRGLLASDKEIIGEPIYDDEEEQIENVEEEQVPGDTGTFLMLRRNCLAPKTSEAWQRTSLFSSTCTVKGKICCFVIDSGCSANVVSEEAARKLALTAEAHPHPCRLLWMQTGAEVYVSKRTQVPLSIGSFYKETLYCDIAPMDVSHIILGRPWQYDWEVLHNGKLNTHSFMFQGRKITLLPSPEVDITATKDNQQNTPKQNLLIISKSQLEDELRAACPIFALIAADAKIATTNVVQREFETIITDFHDLFPEDLPAGLPRLRDIQHHIDLVPNVVLPNRAHYRMSLEEHEELRRQVEELLLKGYVRESLSPCAVPALLIPKKDKMWRMCVDSRVINKITTCYRFPIPRLDDLLDQIGKATIFTKLDLKSGYHQIRIRPGDEWKTAFKTREGLFEWLVMPFGLSNPPSTSMRIMNQALQPFIGRFVVVYFDDILIFSNSLDEHLLHLRDVLLVLRREKLYIAKHKCEFGVSEVLFLGYVVSAAGLRVDP, encoded by the exons ATGCCCCCTCGCCATCGAATGATTGGGTACAGATGCAGCAATTCTTGGAAGATTTTCAAGAAAACTTTCAAGATAACATGCGACGAACAATGGCTGAAGCAATTCAGCAAGGAGTGTAGGATGGAGTCCAAGCCGCCTGGGCAGCAAACGCAGCTAACGCCGACGCTCCTCGCGCTCAACAGCCTCAACGACAACAACGCCACAACAACAACCCTATCTTTGAAGAACAAGTCGACGATGCATGACGTTTTGGATAACCCCTTCGGCGATAACAACCAACAACGTCAACAACACCACCATCGCCAACATTGCAACGATGATGATTTTCGTTGGAATTTGGGTTTAAAGATAGATATCCCTGAGTTCCATGGAGGATCAAAACCAGAGGAGCTACTCGATTGGTTTGTCACGGTCGACGAAGTCATTGAGTTCAAAGACGTTCCAGAACAAAAACGAGTCCCGCTTGTCACTACGCGTTTTCGAGGGCACACCGCCTCTTGGTGGAGCCAAACTACGTTGTCACGAACTCGTCGTGGAAAGGAGAAAATCACTTCTTGGGAAAAGCTAAAAAAACATATGCGGAAAACGTTTATTCCGTATAATTTTGAACGCTTATTATTCCAAAAGTTCCATAACATCCGTCAAGGTTCACGCTCCGTGGAAGACTATTCTAACGAATTTTATCTGATGCTCACACGTGTGGATATTCATGATTCGGAAGATCAATTGGTGGTGCGTTATATTGCGGGTTTACGATCCCAGATACAGACCATGCTGCACCAGTTTGATCCTTGTTCTGTCTCCGAAGCTCGTCAAAGAGCCCTCCTCATAGAACAACAGTCACGATCAAACACTAGTCAATGGACAAACAACTCTCGTCCTCGCACCACAGCGACAAACGATGACACCAAGACAGCAACACATCGCGAGACTACTACCCCACGCAACAACAATCGACCGGCCAACACAACAGCAGCAGAG ACAGCATGTCCTAAGGAACGTCGCGGGTTACTTGCTTCTGATAAAGAGATTATAGGAGAACCAATTTATGATGACGAAGAAGAACAGATAGAGAATGTCGAAGAAGAGCAAGTCCCGGGTGATACCGGAACGTTTCTAATGCTCCGTCGAAACTGTTTAGCTCCAAAAACCAGTGAAGCCTGGCAGCGTACTTCGCTATTCAGTTCTACTTGCACGGTGAAAGGGAAAATATGTTGTTTTGTGATCGACTCAGGTTGCTCCGCCAACGTCGTATCAGAGGAAGCCGCGCGTAAGCTAGCACTCACAGCCGAAGCACACCCGCACCCATGCCGTCTCTTATGGATGCAAACAGGAGCAGAAGTCTATGTTTCTAAACGCACTCAAGTGCCCCTATCCATTGGATCCTTCTACAAAGAAACATTATACTGCGATATAGCTCCGATGGATGTGTCTCATATCATTCTCGGTCGTCCTTGGCAATATGATTGGGAAGTACTCCACAATGGCAAACTTAACACACATTCGTTTATGTTTCAAGGGCGCAAGATCACTTTGCTCCCTTCACCCGAGGTTGACATTACCGCGACTAAGGATAATCAACAAAACACGCCAAAACAGAACCTCCTAATCATCTCCAAATCTCAACTTGAGGACGAGCTGCGTGCTGCTTGTCCAATTTTTGCGTTGATCGCTGCCGATGCGAAAATTGCAACGACTAATGTCGTCCAGCGCGAATTTGAAACAATCATCACCGACTTCCATGATCTATTTCCAGAGGATTTACCCGCCGGATTACCTCGTCTAAGAGACATACAGCATCACATTGACCTTGTCCCGAATGTCGTCTTACCTAATCGGGCACATTATCGTATGAGTCTCGAAGAGCACGAAGAGTTACGACGTCAAGTAGAGGAACTATTACTTAAAGGTTACGTGCGTGAAAGTCTCAGCCCCTGTGCCGTCCCAGCACTATTAATCCCAAAGAAGGACAAAATGTGGCGTATGTGCGTCGACAGTCGGGTAATCAATAAGATCACAACATGTTACCGGTTTCCTATACCTCGTTTAGATGATCTGCTAGATCAGATAGGAAAAGCCACTATTTTTACTAAATTGGATCTGAAAAGTGGCTATCATCAGATTCGAATCCGCCCAGGGGATGAATGGAAAACAGCTTTCAAGACGCGCGAAGGGTTGTTCGAATGGCTCGTTATGCCTTTCGGGTTATCCAATCCTCCTAGCACATCCATGCGAATCATGAATCAAGCACTGCAACCATTTATTGGAAGATTTGTTGTGGTTTATTTTGACGACATTCTCATATTTAGCAATTCTCTTGACGAGCATCTGCTGCACTTACGGGATGTCTTACTAGTCCTTCGCCGGGAAAAGCTTTACATCGCCAAACACAAATGTGAGTTTGGCGTTTCCGAAGTTTTGTTTCTTGGCTACGTAGTGTCTGCTGCAGGCCTCCGCGTGGACCCTTAG